One window of Medicago truncatula cultivar Jemalong A17 chromosome 2, MtrunA17r5.0-ANR, whole genome shotgun sequence genomic DNA carries:
- the LOC120578317 gene encoding uncharacterized protein yields MQADGFKRTGCYNVNCSGFVQVNNNQEYTLGSIARPTNSIGSTEKVATFIKIKQDRSTGHWWLLIQHESIHVGYWPKELFNHLTLGASKIRFGGQTHASPNTDSPPMGSGRLPKEKFENSSFMGALQIIDSQYNEVDVKPEDMKPYRDTNSDCYDLIYNGFEGRLYRQAFLYGGPGGRNCGI; encoded by the exons ATGCAGGCAGATGGTTTTAAACGAACTGGATGTTACAATGTTAATTGTTCGGGTTTTGTGCAAGTCAATAATAACCAAGAATATACTCTTGGATCTATCGCGAGGCCCACTAATTCAATTGGATCAACCGAAAAAGTTGCTacttttatcaaaatcaaacag GATCGATCTACAGGTCATTGGTGGTTACTTATACAACATGAATCAATACATGTTGGATATTGGCCAAAAGAGTTATTCAACCACTTAACTTTAGGAGCATCAAAGATTCGATTTGGAGGTCAAACTCATGCTTCACCCAATACGGATAGTCCCCCAATGGGTAGTGGAAGATTGcctaaagaaaaatttgaaaactcgTCTTTTATGGGAGCACTTCAGATTATAGATTCACAATATAATGAAGTTGATGTAAAACCTGAAGACATGAAGCCATATAGAGATACTAATTCAGATTGTTATGACTTGATATACAATGGTTTTGAAGGACGTCTTTATAGGCAAGCTTTTCTTTATGGTGGGCCAGGCGGACGAAATTGTGGTATATGA